DNA from Mucilaginibacter mallensis:
TACTTACCGAGGTAATGCAATTGTTTCCTAATCAATATATACACATCGGTGGTGATGAAGCTGAGGTTACCGACTGGCTTAAAAGTCCTACTGCAGTTGCCCTGATGAAACGGGAGCACTTTACCGAACCGGGACAGGTGCAGAGCTATTTTATTAAAAGGATTGAAAAATTCCTGAATACTAACGGCAAAAAACTGATCGGCTGGGATGAGATCTTAAAAGGCGGATTAGCCCCATCGGCTACTGTAATGAGCTGGGAAGGTGAAGAAGGCGGTATTATAGCCGCAAAAATGCACCACAAGGTAATCATGACTCCCCTGCCCCAAATGTATTTTGATGCCCCGCAGGCCAACGCCATAACCGAGCCTATCGGCTGGAACGACCCGGTAAGCTGGCAAATGGTTTACAACTATGAGCCGCAATCAAAACAATTGACGCCTGATGAAGCAAAATACATATTAGGTGCGCAGGCCAATATCTGGGTAGAGAAAATTGGCACATATAAGCATCTGGAGTACATGATCTATCCCCGTTTACTCGGTGTAGCTGAACTAACATGGACGCCAAAAGCCGAAAAGGATATTAAACGGTTTGAACAAAGCATGTATGCCAATTATCGCTTGTTTAATTTATGGGATTTAAATGCACGAATCCCAAATGCTGATGGATTGAAGGATGTGATCACCAATAAAAACAACTATTCGCAAACCATAACTTACCCACTAAACGATGCCCAAGTGCGGTATACGTTTACCGGGAAGACTGATACGAATGCTGTACTTAACTCATTTCCGTTATTATTGAGATCAACATTTAAAGATAGTTTACCCATCAGGTTATACATTACCCGACCGCCTGCAAAACCTATTACACAAATTGCCACGATAAAACATGTTAATGTGCCGCAACCTTTAACAAATACGCCTGATCTGCAACCCGGCCTGGCCTACTTTGCGTACAGAACCACGTACAATAACTATCCGACATTGGATACAGCTAAAAATTTCGTAACCGGCGCATGGCAAGTGGGCGACTTTATCAAGCCATTCCCGGGTCAGTTTAACACTTGGGTTAAGTTAAACGGATACCTTAAAATTGATACGGAGGGCGATTATCTGATCACATCGGATTTTGAAAATAGTCCTTTGGTACTACTGGGTAACCTTGTCATCATCAATAGCAATGAAAACAAATACGTTGAACCACAGGAAACAATTTTGCACCTGCAAAAAGGCATATACCCAATAGGCGGTTATTATTTGGCTGATGCTACAAATAGTGAGCAAACGCTTATCAGCATAAAAACCACTGATGGCAAACCGCTTGAAACCTCATACCTGTTTCATTAATTTGTGACAATGATGGGCAAGAGAATACAACTGTTAATATTAATGCTTGGGTTAGCCACTATAACAAAGGCACAGGTTTATAAAGATCCAAAAGCGCCGATCCCGGTACGTGTAACGGATCTTTTAAGGCGGATGACGCTGGAGGAAAAGATAGGGCAAATGACAGCTTCTGATCTGGATAAACCTTTGAATGGCGATATCGCTTACGGTGTTTGTGCCAGTCCGTTTTTATCTGTAGGAGATGTAGCTAAACAATCTATCGCTGCAAAAAAAGAGGTGCGTAAAAAATCAAGACTGGGCATACCCCCTATTCAAATTGGCGAATGTTTGCACGGGCAA
Protein-coding regions in this window:
- a CDS encoding beta-N-acetylhexosaminidase, producing the protein MILSENHPAEKSFKYRCLLKVFLYITAIVLTTNSDLFAQLHIVPQPVSAVQQKGSFSVKDGATIAVNAESQIVGSYLQQYLKDTYQLNVKVKKYDQIPQNAAIQLVSKATDTVKGAYTMLVSTKSIIITGSGPGLFYGVQSLIQLLPGTISKSLAVPACQVADEPRFQWRGLSIDVSRHFFTVDEVKKYIDMMAHYKLDILHWHLTDDEGWRIQIDKYPLLTEVGAKIAYYAKQGKFRKLDNLNDDGRDGFYTKDDIRSVVKYAQDRFITILPEIEMPGHSEAAIFAYPELGCKDSTGAAHRVRMLDPSEYTFTFYENVLTEVMQLFPNQYIHIGGDEAEVTDWLKSPTAVALMKREHFTEPGQVQSYFIKRIEKFLNTNGKKLIGWDEILKGGLAPSATVMSWEGEEGGIIAAKMHHKVIMTPLPQMYFDAPQANAITEPIGWNDPVSWQMVYNYEPQSKQLTPDEAKYILGAQANIWVEKIGTYKHLEYMIYPRLLGVAELTWTPKAEKDIKRFEQSMYANYRLFNLWDLNARIPNADGLKDVITNKNNYSQTITYPLNDAQVRYTFTGKTDTNAVLNSFPLLLRSTFKDSLPIRLYITRPPAKPITQIATIKHVNVPQPLTNTPDLQPGLAYFAYRTTYNNYPTLDTAKNFVTGAWQVGDFIKPFPGQFNTWVKLNGYLKIDTEGDYLITSDFENSPLVLLGNLVIINSNENKYVEPQETILHLQKGIYPIGGYYLADATNSEQTLISIKTTDGKPLETSYLFH